In Onychostoma macrolepis isolate SWU-2019 chromosome 04, ASM1243209v1, whole genome shotgun sequence, one DNA window encodes the following:
- the LOC131539057 gene encoding G2/M phase-specific E3 ubiquitin-protein ligase-like: MVVWSHMFFSERLFCQVCNLQPPVPDLQEIVDNDFRAKMTKIHSAQNVSDAQCAIMEASDQLSMLGSLWHIQTLEDRDNLVESATKFFTENRLRDSLEQFKEGLECLGLLPLMQKHPELFKEVFMYEEKPLLAEDISALFKAELSTVGSNRRVVESRTICFWRDWLIEVEVHSGILYFYLG; encoded by the exons ATGGTGGTGTGGAGCCACATGTTTTTTTCAGAAAGACTGTTTTGTCAGGTGTGCAACCTTCAGCCCCCAGTACCAGACCTTCAAGAGATTGTGGACAACGACTTCAGAGCAAAGATGACCAAG ATCCATTCGGCACAGAATGTAAGTGACGCACAGTGTGCTATAATGGAGGCATCTGACCAATTAAGTATGCTGGGGTCTCTATGGCACATCCAGACGTTAGAGGACAGAGACAACTTGGTGGAATCGGCTACCAAGTTTTTCACTGAGAACAGGTTGAGGGATTCCTTGGAACA ATTTAAAGAGGGCCTGGAGTGTCTTGGGCTTTTGCCTTTGATGCAAAAGCATCCTGAGCTCTTCAAAGAGGTATTTATGTACGAGGAGAAGCCCCTTTTGGCCGAAGACATATctgctttatttaaagcagAACTTTCTACAGTTGGCAGCAACAGGAGAGTAGTGGAGAGTAGAACGATCTGTTTCTGGAGGGACTGGCTCATAGAAGTGGAAG tgcattcaggtatactttatttttatctggGATGA
- the LOC131539601 gene encoding uncharacterized protein LOC131539601 isoform X2, with protein sequence MRNIHMCFKHAVILSLLPKQEKSVGKKIADCVNACNPNYKRSWQQIKTKYKNIIQSEELALSSNKGRPIMDGITGAVQSDPGAGSSQQVTLVEGNTVSLLKPAHFHTVSHTEGEANDEDTLSVCSETIAEDFSQPAPQTDASTSMGFRRNVNKVETDSVRALYKRSLELDCTLKELDCELRSLQIKKIKLEIKQLEKQISVCELTKTGNTLV encoded by the exons ATGAGGAATATACACATGTGTTTCAAGCACGCAGTAATACTGTCTCTGCTGCCAAAGCAAGAGAAGAGTGTTGGAAAAAAGATCGCTGATTGCGTTAATGC ATGCAACCCCAACTACAAACGTTCTTGGCAGcagataaagacaaaatataaaaatataattcaaagtG AGGAGCTGGCTCTGAGTAGCAATAAGGGGCGGCCGATTATGGATGGTATTACAGGTGCTGTACAATCTGACCCTGGTGCTGGCTCCTCTCAGCAAGTGACACTGG TAGAGGGAAATACAGTGTCCCTGTTGAAACCGGCACACTTTCACACAGTCTCCCACACAGAG GGTGAAGCAAATGACGAAGACACCCTCTCTGTGTGTTCTGAAACCATTGCTGAG GATTTTTCACAACCTGCCCCACAAACTGATGCCTCTACCTCAATGGGCTTCAGAAGGAATGTGAACAAG GTGGAAACTGACTCAGTCAGGGCCCTTTACAAAAGGAGCCTAGAATTGGACTGCACTCTAAAGGAGCTGGACTGTGAGCTGAGGAGcctccaaattaaaaaaattaaattggagATCAAACAGCTGGAAAAACAGATCTCAGTATGTGAACTTACTAAAACAGGCAACACATTAGTATGA
- the LOC131539601 gene encoding uncharacterized protein LOC131539601 isoform X1 — translation MRNIHMCFKHAVILSLLPKQEKSVGKKIADCVNACNPNYKRSWQQIKTKYKNIIQSANRKKCDIRKTGGGPPPPEYTVAEELALSSNKGRPIMDGITGAVQSDPGAGSSQQVTLVEGNTVSLLKPAHFHTVSHTEGEANDEDTLSVCSETIAEDFSQPAPQTDASTSMGFRRNVNKVETDSVRALYKRSLELDCTLKELDCELRSLQIKKIKLEIKQLEKQISVCELTKTGNTLV, via the exons ATGAGGAATATACACATGTGTTTCAAGCACGCAGTAATACTGTCTCTGCTGCCAAAGCAAGAGAAGAGTGTTGGAAAAAAGATCGCTGATTGCGTTAATGC ATGCAACCCCAACTACAAACGTTCTTGGCAGcagataaagacaaaatataaaaatataattcaaagtG CAAACAGAAAAAAGTGTGACATTCGGAAAACTGGGGGAGGGCCACCTCCCCCAGAATACACTGTGGCAGAGGAGCTGGCTCTGAGTAGCAATAAGGGGCGGCCGATTATGGATGGTATTACAGGTGCTGTACAATCTGACCCTGGTGCTGGCTCCTCTCAGCAAGTGACACTGG TAGAGGGAAATACAGTGTCCCTGTTGAAACCGGCACACTTTCACACAGTCTCCCACACAGAG GGTGAAGCAAATGACGAAGACACCCTCTCTGTGTGTTCTGAAACCATTGCTGAG GATTTTTCACAACCTGCCCCACAAACTGATGCCTCTACCTCAATGGGCTTCAGAAGGAATGTGAACAAG GTGGAAACTGACTCAGTCAGGGCCCTTTACAAAAGGAGCCTAGAATTGGACTGCACTCTAAAGGAGCTGGACTGTGAGCTGAGGAGcctccaaattaaaaaaattaaattggagATCAAACAGCTGGAAAAACAGATCTCAGTATGTGAACTTACTAAAACAGGCAACACATTAGTATGA